The Campylobacter armoricus sequence TATAGTGATGCTTTAGTTATTGGTGGTGGTCTTGCAGGTTTAAGAGCTGCTATTGAAGTTGCAAAAAGTGGTCAAAGTGTAACTTTATTAAGTATTTGTCCAGTTAAAAGATCTCACTCAGCTGCTGTACAAGGCGGTATGCAAGCTAGTTTAGGAAATAGTATCAAAGGTGAGGGAGATAATGAAGATGTGCATTTTGCAGACACAGTAAAAGGGTCTGATTGGGGCTGTGATCAAGAAGTTGCAAGAATGTTTGCCCAAACTGCACCAAAAGCTGTTCGTGAGCTTGCTGCTTGGGGTGTGCCATGGACTAGAGTTACAAAAGGCCCTAGAAGTGTAGTTATTAATGCTCAAAAAACTACTATTGAAGAAAAAGAAGAAGCACATGGTCTTATAAATGCAAGAGACTTTGGTGGTACTAAAAAATGGAGAACATGCTATATTGCTGATGCAACAGGACACTGTATGTTATATGGTGTAGCAAATGAAGCGATTAAACATCAAGTTAAAATCATTGATAGAATGGAAGCAGTAAGAATTATCCATGATGGTAAAAAATGTCTAGGAGCTATTGCTAGAGATTTAACTAATGGAGAATTGATTGCTTATGTTGCTAGAGGGACTATGATTGCAACTGGTGGCTATGGTAGAATTTATAAACAAACAACAAATGCTGTTATTTGTGAAGGAACAGGTGCTGCTATTGCACTTGAAACAGGACTTTGCAGGCTTTCAAATATGGAAGCGGTACAATTTCACCCAACTCCAATTGTCCCAAGCGGTATTTTATTAACCGAAGGTTGTAGAGGTGATGGTGGTATTTTAAGAGATGTTGATGGATATCGTTTTATGCCAGATTATGAGCCTGAGAAAAAAGAACTTGCAAGTAGGGATGTTGTAAGTCGTAGAATGATGGAGCATATTAGAAAAGGAAAAGGTGTAAAAAGCCCTTATGGAGATCACTTATGGCTTGATATTTCAATTCTTGGTCGTGCTCATGTTGAAAAAAATCTTCGTGATGTTCAAGATATTTGTAAAACATTTAATGGTATTGATCCTGCTGATGAGGGTCCAAAAGGTTGGGCACCGGTTTTACCTATGCAGCATTATTCAATGGGTGGTATTAGAACAAAACCAACCGGTGAAAGTCAATGGTTAAATGGTCTTTTTGCATGTGGTGAGGCAGCTTGCTGGGATATGCACGGATTTAACCGCTTGGGTGGAAATTCATGTTCAGAAACCGTTGTTGCAGGTATGATTGTGGGAGATTATTTTGCACAATATTGTAAAGAAAATGGTAATGATATTGATACAAATATCGTTAAATCTTTCCTTTCTAAAGAGTATGATTATTTAAAATCTCTTGTAAGTAAAGAAGGAAAACACGATGTATTTGAAATCAAAAACAGAATGAAAGACATCATGTGGGAAAAAGTAGCCATCTTTAGAACAGGCCAAGGTCTTGAAGAAGCGGTTAAAGAACTTGAAGAGTTATATCAAAAATCACTTGATTTAAAAGTACATGATAAAGAATTAAAATGTGCAAATCCAGAGCTTGAAGAAGCTTATAGAGTTCCAAGAATGTTAAAAATTGCTTTATGTGTAGCTTATGGAGCACTTTTAAGAACAGAAAGCCGTGGAGCACACTATAGAGAAGATTATCCAAAAAGAGATGATTTAAATTGGATGAAAAGAACAAATACTTACTGGGTAGAAGGTGAAAGTATGCCAAGAGTTGAGTATGAAGATCTTGACATTATGAAAATGGAAATCCCACCTGCATTTAGAGGTTATGGTGCTAAAGGAAATATTATTGAAAATCCATTGAGTGAAAAACGCCAAGCTGAAGTAGATGCGATCCGTGAAAAAATGGAAGCAGAAGGCAAAGGAAGATATGAAATTCAAAATGCTTTAATGCCTTATGAATTACAAGCTAAATTTAAAGCACCAAATCAAAGAATAGGAGTTGATTATGAGTAGAAAATTAACAATAAGAGCATTTAAATATAATCCATTAAGTAAAATTTCTAAACCTCATTTTGTTACTTATGAGCTTGAAGAAACTCCATTTATGACTATTTTTGTGTGCTTAACTCAAATCAGAGAAAAAATGGATGCGGATTTGAGTTTTGACTTTGTATGTAGAGCAGGGATTTGTGGAAGCTGTGCTATGATGATTAATGGTAAGCCAAAACTTGCTTGTAAAACATTAACAAAAGATTATCCAGATGGCATTATAGAGCTTATGCCATTACCTGCTTTTAGACATATAAAAGATTTAAGTGTTAATACAGGTGAGTGGTTTGATGGTATGTGCAAACGCGTTGAAAGCTGGGTTCATAATGAAAAAGAAACTGATATTTCTAAACTTGAAGAGCGTATTGAACCAGAAGTTGCTGATGAGACTTTTGAGCTTGATCGTTGTATAGAGTGTGGAATTTGTGTTGCTTCTTGTGCGACTAAACTAATGAGACCTGATTTTATCGCGGCGACTGGACTTTTAAGAACAGCTAGATATTTACAAGATCCGCATGATCATAGAACTATAGAAGATTTTTATGAATTAGTGGGTGATGATGATGGTGTGTTTGGTTGTATGTCTTTGCTCGCATGTGAAGATAATTGTCCAAAAGAATTACCTTTGCAAAGTAAAATTGCGTACATGAGAAGACAGCTTGTCGCTCAAAGAAACAAATAATTCTAACCCCCAAGAAAAGGGGGTTCTTAAAACATTACTTAAACAAATTTGGAAAAATCATAGTGTATATCTTGATATAAATGCTCTTTTTGATGATAGTTTAATTGATACTCAAAAAGCAGCAATTATTTTAAGCACTAATCTTGATAATTATGAGAGATTTAGCACTCTAAAAGAATTTAAAAGTTTGATGAAAAGTTTAAATTTACGCTTAGATCTTTATGCTATACAATATGCACAAGTTTGTTTTATTAATGCTTTTAGTTTGGGAATTTTAGATAAAAATGAGCTTTTAAGGGCTTTAGAAAAACTTCAAAAAATTACTGATAATTCTTTAGTTTATACTTTTATATCTAGACAAAAAGTTATCCAAAAAGATTACAAACAAGAAGTTAAAAACTCTCATCAAACATTAGATCATATTAATCAAAACCTACAAGAACTTTATGAAGATGAAAAAGGTCAAAAACTCTTACAAGAAGCTTTAGTTAAATTTAGTAATATTGATTTTTCTATCGCAGTAACTGGTGTAGTAAATGCAGGTAAATCAAGTATGTTAAATGCACTTTTAAAAAAAGATTTTTTAGGTGTATCTAATGTTCCAGAAACTGCAAATTTGACTATTTTAAAATATGGACAAAATCAAATAGCCAAGATTTATTTTTGGAATGAAGAAGAATGGCAAGGTATTCTAAAAAGCTCTCAAGATAATCAAGATATGCAAGAACTTATAAAACATCTAGAGCAAAATTTTAAACTTGATGAATACATTAAACAAGAAAGTAAGAGTATAGAAATAGATTTTAATGGATTAAAAAATTACACTAGTGCAAAAAATAAAATTTCAGCTCTAATTAAAAAAATAGAACTTTTTTCTATGCTTGATTTTTTAAAAGATAATGTCTATATAGTTGATACTCCAGGGCTTGATGATGTCATTATTCAAAGAGAATTTTTAACAAAGGATTTTATTAAAAAGGCTGATTTTTTAATCCATCTTATGAATGCTTCTCAAAGTCTTAGTCAAAAAGATTGTGATTTTATTATAGAATGCTTGCTAACTTCAAGAGTAAGTAAGCTTTTGATTGTGCTTACTAAGGCTGACTTGCTTAGTCAAAAAGACTTGCAAGAAGTAATTAACTATACTAAAAATAAGCTCAAAGAAAATTTAGCACAAAAGCAGTTGAGTCAAGAATTATTAGATAATGTAGATTTTGTGTGTATTTCTTCAAAACTGGCTAATGATTTTTATCAAAAAAGAGGTGGAAATTTAGAACAAAGCAACATTTTAATATTAGAAGAACATATAGCTAAAAGTTTATATGATAAAAATAAAATTGCTTTAAATGCTTATAAAAAAGAATTATTATTACATTTGGAAAAAATAGAAGAAAAAATTAAATTTTCTAATAAAATGCTAAATTATGAAAATTTTGAACTTGATAAACAAAGCAAAACCATCATTGATGATTTTAAAGCGAAAAAAGAAAAGTTAAACCAAGTAAAAGCAGAATTAAGTGCTATTTTTAATACAAAAGATGAGAATACTCAAGAAATATTGATGCTTTTACTTTTGTTGGCTAAGAAGCTAAAAGAAAAATTAATAGATGAATTAAAATATATCCAGAGTAACAAAAGTCAAATTAATATTCAAAGATTAAATACCATCATTGATACGACTTTAAAAGATGGTATTTTTGATCTTTTAAGAGAGTTAAAACAGCAAAGTGAGTATAAAATTAATGAGGCAAAAAATACATTAAGTTTAAAATATAGTTTTTTAAAAGATATTTTAGAGCAAAGTTGTGATGATTTTAAAAGTAAGGTTGAAGCAAAAATAGAGAGTATTTTTAATGATAAAATTTTTTTTGCTTTAAAATCAGATCTTTTAGAAAGTATTACGAAAAATAAAGATATTTATAAATTACAAACCACATTGGAAGATCAAATTTTAAAACAATTACAAACTTTTGGTATAGAAACTATAGCAAATGAACTAAAAAACAATCAAGAATTTTTTACAAATTTAGAGCATAGTCTAAATTTATATGAAAAAGAACAAGAAGAACAAATCAAAGATTTAAAGGATTTAATTTTACAAATAGAACAAAATGAACAAAATTTCAAAGAACTTTTAGAAAAAAACAAT is a genomic window containing:
- a CDS encoding dynamin family protein translates to MSLKETNNSNPQEKGVLKTLLKQIWKNHSVYLDINALFDDSLIDTQKAAIILSTNLDNYERFSTLKEFKSLMKSLNLRLDLYAIQYAQVCFINAFSLGILDKNELLRALEKLQKITDNSLVYTFISRQKVIQKDYKQEVKNSHQTLDHINQNLQELYEDEKGQKLLQEALVKFSNIDFSIAVTGVVNAGKSSMLNALLKKDFLGVSNVPETANLTILKYGQNQIAKIYFWNEEEWQGILKSSQDNQDMQELIKHLEQNFKLDEYIKQESKSIEIDFNGLKNYTSAKNKISALIKKIELFSMLDFLKDNVYIVDTPGLDDVIIQREFLTKDFIKKADFLIHLMNASQSLSQKDCDFIIECLLTSRVSKLLIVLTKADLLSQKDLQEVINYTKNKLKENLAQKQLSQELLDNVDFVCISSKLANDFYQKRGGNLEQSNILILEEHIAKSLYDKNKIALNAYKKELLLHLEKIEEKIKFSNKMLNYENFELDKQSKTIIDDFKAKKEKLNQVKAELSAIFNTKDENTQEILMLLLLLAKKLKEKLIDELKYIQSNKSQINIQRLNTIIDTTLKDGIFDLLRELKQQSEYKINEAKNTLSLKYSFLKDILEQSCDDFKSKVEAKIESIFNDKIFFALKSDLLESITKNKDIYKLQTTLEDQILKQLQTFGIETIANELKNNQEFFTNLEHSLNLYEKEQEEQIKDLKDLILQIEQNEQNFKELLEKNNAKLQSLKTLKTELLNAK
- a CDS encoding fumarate reductase flavoprotein subunit codes for the protein MNIQYSDALVIGGGLAGLRAAIEVAKSGQSVTLLSICPVKRSHSAAVQGGMQASLGNSIKGEGDNEDVHFADTVKGSDWGCDQEVARMFAQTAPKAVRELAAWGVPWTRVTKGPRSVVINAQKTTIEEKEEAHGLINARDFGGTKKWRTCYIADATGHCMLYGVANEAIKHQVKIIDRMEAVRIIHDGKKCLGAIARDLTNGELIAYVARGTMIATGGYGRIYKQTTNAVICEGTGAAIALETGLCRLSNMEAVQFHPTPIVPSGILLTEGCRGDGGILRDVDGYRFMPDYEPEKKELASRDVVSRRMMEHIRKGKGVKSPYGDHLWLDISILGRAHVEKNLRDVQDICKTFNGIDPADEGPKGWAPVLPMQHYSMGGIRTKPTGESQWLNGLFACGEAACWDMHGFNRLGGNSCSETVVAGMIVGDYFAQYCKENGNDIDTNIVKSFLSKEYDYLKSLVSKEGKHDVFEIKNRMKDIMWEKVAIFRTGQGLEEAVKELEELYQKSLDLKVHDKELKCANPELEEAYRVPRMLKIALCVAYGALLRTESRGAHYREDYPKRDDLNWMKRTNTYWVEGESMPRVEYEDLDIMKMEIPPAFRGYGAKGNIIENPLSEKRQAEVDAIREKMEAEGKGRYEIQNALMPYELQAKFKAPNQRIGVDYE
- a CDS encoding fumarate reductase iron-sulfur subunit, whose amino-acid sequence is MSRKLTIRAFKYNPLSKISKPHFVTYELEETPFMTIFVCLTQIREKMDADLSFDFVCRAGICGSCAMMINGKPKLACKTLTKDYPDGIIELMPLPAFRHIKDLSVNTGEWFDGMCKRVESWVHNEKETDISKLEERIEPEVADETFELDRCIECGICVASCATKLMRPDFIAATGLLRTARYLQDPHDHRTIEDFYELVGDDDGVFGCMSLLACEDNCPKELPLQSKIAYMRRQLVAQRNK